In Ipomoea triloba cultivar NCNSP0323 chromosome 7, ASM357664v1, a single genomic region encodes these proteins:
- the LOC116024534 gene encoding uncharacterized protein LOC116024534, whose protein sequence is MATYHREFRTTVFILLLFFTVNAFTFSSADTPSESTVYEVLTNYSLPIGLLPDCVTSYTLSDDGSFEVFLEKACYVQFDYLVYYEEKITGKLGIGSITDLDGIQVKRFWFWFDVDEIRVDLPPSDSIYFQVGIINKQLDVDQFQTVHTCQDSAFTLCGVSPRKFLQPAVYDLPMLLTE, encoded by the exons ATGGCTACCTACCACCGAGAATTCCGGACGACCGTTTtcatcctcctcctcttcttcacAGTGAACGCTTTTACTTTTTCTTCAGCCGACACGCCGTCGGAGTCCACCGTCTACGAAGTCCTAACTAACTACAGCCTACCGATCGGCCTCTTGCCGGACTGCGTGACCTCCTACACGCTCTCCGACGACGGCTCCTTCGAGGTCTTCCTCGAGAAGGCCTGCTACGTGCAGTTCGATTACTTGGTGTACTACGAGGAGAAGATCACAGGGAAGCTGGGCATCGGATCCATCACCGACTTGGACGGGATTCAAGTGAAGAGATTCTGGTTCTGGTTCGACGTGGACGAGATTAGGGTTGACCTGCCGCCCTCCGATAGTATATATTTTCAGGTTGGGATCATCAACAAGCAACTCGATGTGGATCAGTTTCAGACCGTTCACACTTGCCAGGACAGCGCCTTCACTCTCTGTGGTGTTTCTCCCAGGAAATTTCTTCAG CCTGCGGTGTATGACTTGCCGATGCTCCTTACAGAGTAG